The Colias croceus chromosome 3, ilColCroc2.1 genome includes a region encoding these proteins:
- the LOC123705790 gene encoding nucleolar protein 10 isoform X1: MQVSEIDNVKIYNLSAGKSLPDWLTERKKRAILKKNVDLRRRIELIQEFDMPGVSTSIRASKDGQYIMATGIYKPRVKCFDVNNLSMKFERCLDSEVVTFEILSEDYTKIVFLQCDRYVEFHVGHGRHYRLRVPHFGRDMTYHRPSCDLVVVGASSEVYRLNLELGQFLAPYVTKANEINCCSVNEEHGLLVFGSESGHVEAWDPRTKSKQGVLDCALHCSDANYRNSTMPSITALKFNGALQMGVGTSSGHVLLYDIRSSKPLLVKDHMNEIPIKKIEFHKQMNYVYSMDANVVKIWDKNTGKQYTNIESSVDFNDLCVIPNTGLCMMAVEDQKMQVYYVPSLGPAPKWCAFLDNLTEEMESSASQTVYDDYKFVTKQELETLGLDHLLGTNLLRAYMHGYFVDVRLYKRAKSIADPFAFEEYKKRKIREKIEQERPSRLKVDDNLPKVNRELASRLLENGDKPKKKQTGNLLKDDRFKALFENPDFEVDKGAEEYRLLNPVLSRLDKSKPKPEAEVERMEDDAEEKDSDAEFYDTSGESSDDDRTWVKEVKKQHKIIRNKKQRDNDEEDDDTRKEKVYEFSNAPKTVNIKRVMQVSKKSLGERLNKEGSTVVSGTGGNREMKFVMRGKKHISDNQKKMKKHYEERKQLVRRTGFLKKKNRS, encoded by the exons ATGCAAGTATCAGAAATTGATAATGTTAAGATTTATAATCTCAGTGCGGGAAAATCATTACCAGAT tgGTTAACAGAAAGAAAGAAACGAGCAATATTGAAAAAGAATGTAGATCTCCGACGAAGAATTGAACTTATTCAAGAGTTTGATATGCCAGGTGTGAGTACCAGCATACGAGCTTCAAAAGATGGACAGTATATTATGGCTACTGGTATTTATAAGCCAAGGGTGAAATGTTTTGATGTCAACAATTTATCTATGAAATTCGAAAGATGTTTAGATTCAGAAGTTGTTACATTTGAAATACTTAGTGAAGATTATACAAAG ATAGTGTTTCTTCAATGTGATCGCTATGTGGAGTTTCATGTGGGACATGGGAGACATTACAGATTGAGAGTGCCTCATTTTGGTAGAGATATGACCTATCATCGCCCCTCTTGTGATCTTGTTGTTGTTGGGGCTTCAAGt GAAGTGTACAGATTAAATTTAGAATTAGGACAATTTTTGGCTCCATATGTCACCAAGGCGAATGAAATTAATTGTTGCAGTGTAAATGAGGAACATGGCTTATTAGTATTTGGTTCAGAAAGTGGTCATGTTGAAGCATGGGACCCTCGCACTAAATCTAAACAAGGCGTGTTAGATTGTGCTTTACACTGCTCAGATGCTAATTACAG AAACTCTACCATGCCATCTATAAcagctttaaaatttaatggtGCATTGCAAATGGGTGTAGGGACTTCATCAGGGCATGTTTTGCTTTATGATATAAGATCCAGCAAACCATTATTAGTGAAAGACCATATGAATGAAattcctattaaaaaaattgaattccACAAACAAATGAATTATGTTTACTCAATGGATGCTAATGTTGTTAAGATATGGGATAAGAATAca gGCAAACAGTATACCAATATAGAGTCATCTGTTGATTTTAATGATCTCTGTGTAATACCAAATACAGGACTTTGCATGATGGCAGTTGAGGATCAGAAAATGCAAGTTTACTATGTACCCTCATTAG GACCTGCGCCAAAGTGGTGTGCTTTCTTAGATAATTTGACAGAAGAAATGGAAAGCTCTGCATCACAAACTGTATATGATGACTATAAGTTTGTCACTAAACAGGAGCTTGAAACTTTGGGCTTGGATCATCTTTTAGGAACAAATCTTTTAAGAGCATATATGCATGG atatttcgtCGATGTGCGATTGTATAAACGAGCGAAATCAATTGCCGATCCATTTGCATTTGAAGAGTATAAGAAACGCAAAATCAGGGAAAAGATTGAACAAGAAAGACCTTCAAGACTTAAAGTGGACGATAATTTGCCGAAAGTCAACAGAGAGCTTGCATCTCGTTTATTGGAGAATGGTGATAAACCTAAAAAGAAACAGACTGGCAATCTATTGAAAGATGACAGATTTAAG gCATTGTTTGAAAATCCTGACTTTGAAGTGGACAAGGGTGCTGAagaatatagattattgaaccCAGTACTATCTCGATTGGATAAAAGTAAACCCAAGCCTGAAGCTGAAGTGGAACGAATGGAg gATGATGCTGAAGAAAAGGATTCAGACGCAGAGTTCTATGACACGAGTGGCGAAAGTTCGGACGATGACAGAACGTGGGTGAAGGAAGTTAagaaacaacataaaattataagaaataaaaaacaacgCGACAACGACGAAGAAGATGACGACACTAGAAAAGAGAAAGTCTACGAGTTTAGCAATGCACCCAAAACAGTCAATATTAAGAGAGTAATGCAAGTCAGTAAAAAGAGCTTGGGAGAACGATTAAATAAAGAAGGCTCCACTGTTGTATCAGGGACTGGTGGTAATAGAGAAATGAAGTTCGTTATGAGAGGCAAGAAACATATTTCAGATAATCAAAAGAAAATGAAGAAACACTATGAAGAGAGAAAACAATTGGTGAGAAGAACAggatttttaaagaaaaagaatCGAtcatag
- the LOC123705790 gene encoding nucleolar protein 10 isoform X2, which translates to MPGVSTSIRASKDGQYIMATGIYKPRVKCFDVNNLSMKFERCLDSEVVTFEILSEDYTKIVFLQCDRYVEFHVGHGRHYRLRVPHFGRDMTYHRPSCDLVVVGASSEVYRLNLELGQFLAPYVTKANEINCCSVNEEHGLLVFGSESGHVEAWDPRTKSKQGVLDCALHCSDANYRNSTMPSITALKFNGALQMGVGTSSGHVLLYDIRSSKPLLVKDHMNEIPIKKIEFHKQMNYVYSMDANVVKIWDKNTGKQYTNIESSVDFNDLCVIPNTGLCMMAVEDQKMQVYYVPSLGPAPKWCAFLDNLTEEMESSASQTVYDDYKFVTKQELETLGLDHLLGTNLLRAYMHGYFVDVRLYKRAKSIADPFAFEEYKKRKIREKIEQERPSRLKVDDNLPKVNRELASRLLENGDKPKKKQTGNLLKDDRFKALFENPDFEVDKGAEEYRLLNPVLSRLDKSKPKPEAEVERMEDDAEEKDSDAEFYDTSGESSDDDRTWVKEVKKQHKIIRNKKQRDNDEEDDDTRKEKVYEFSNAPKTVNIKRVMQVSKKSLGERLNKEGSTVVSGTGGNREMKFVMRGKKHISDNQKKMKKHYEERKQLVRRTGFLKKKNRS; encoded by the exons ATGCCAGGTGTGAGTACCAGCATACGAGCTTCAAAAGATGGACAGTATATTATGGCTACTGGTATTTATAAGCCAAGGGTGAAATGTTTTGATGTCAACAATTTATCTATGAAATTCGAAAGATGTTTAGATTCAGAAGTTGTTACATTTGAAATACTTAGTGAAGATTATACAAAG ATAGTGTTTCTTCAATGTGATCGCTATGTGGAGTTTCATGTGGGACATGGGAGACATTACAGATTGAGAGTGCCTCATTTTGGTAGAGATATGACCTATCATCGCCCCTCTTGTGATCTTGTTGTTGTTGGGGCTTCAAGt GAAGTGTACAGATTAAATTTAGAATTAGGACAATTTTTGGCTCCATATGTCACCAAGGCGAATGAAATTAATTGTTGCAGTGTAAATGAGGAACATGGCTTATTAGTATTTGGTTCAGAAAGTGGTCATGTTGAAGCATGGGACCCTCGCACTAAATCTAAACAAGGCGTGTTAGATTGTGCTTTACACTGCTCAGATGCTAATTACAG AAACTCTACCATGCCATCTATAAcagctttaaaatttaatggtGCATTGCAAATGGGTGTAGGGACTTCATCAGGGCATGTTTTGCTTTATGATATAAGATCCAGCAAACCATTATTAGTGAAAGACCATATGAATGAAattcctattaaaaaaattgaattccACAAACAAATGAATTATGTTTACTCAATGGATGCTAATGTTGTTAAGATATGGGATAAGAATAca gGCAAACAGTATACCAATATAGAGTCATCTGTTGATTTTAATGATCTCTGTGTAATACCAAATACAGGACTTTGCATGATGGCAGTTGAGGATCAGAAAATGCAAGTTTACTATGTACCCTCATTAG GACCTGCGCCAAAGTGGTGTGCTTTCTTAGATAATTTGACAGAAGAAATGGAAAGCTCTGCATCACAAACTGTATATGATGACTATAAGTTTGTCACTAAACAGGAGCTTGAAACTTTGGGCTTGGATCATCTTTTAGGAACAAATCTTTTAAGAGCATATATGCATGG atatttcgtCGATGTGCGATTGTATAAACGAGCGAAATCAATTGCCGATCCATTTGCATTTGAAGAGTATAAGAAACGCAAAATCAGGGAAAAGATTGAACAAGAAAGACCTTCAAGACTTAAAGTGGACGATAATTTGCCGAAAGTCAACAGAGAGCTTGCATCTCGTTTATTGGAGAATGGTGATAAACCTAAAAAGAAACAGACTGGCAATCTATTGAAAGATGACAGATTTAAG gCATTGTTTGAAAATCCTGACTTTGAAGTGGACAAGGGTGCTGAagaatatagattattgaaccCAGTACTATCTCGATTGGATAAAAGTAAACCCAAGCCTGAAGCTGAAGTGGAACGAATGGAg gATGATGCTGAAGAAAAGGATTCAGACGCAGAGTTCTATGACACGAGTGGCGAAAGTTCGGACGATGACAGAACGTGGGTGAAGGAAGTTAagaaacaacataaaattataagaaataaaaaacaacgCGACAACGACGAAGAAGATGACGACACTAGAAAAGAGAAAGTCTACGAGTTTAGCAATGCACCCAAAACAGTCAATATTAAGAGAGTAATGCAAGTCAGTAAAAAGAGCTTGGGAGAACGATTAAATAAAGAAGGCTCCACTGTTGTATCAGGGACTGGTGGTAATAGAGAAATGAAGTTCGTTATGAGAGGCAAGAAACATATTTCAGATAATCAAAAGAAAATGAAGAAACACTATGAAGAGAGAAAACAATTGGTGAGAAGAACAggatttttaaagaaaaagaatCGAtcatag